From one [Ruminococcus] lactaris ATCC 29176 genomic stretch:
- a CDS encoding glycogen/starch/alpha-glucan phosphorylase, with protein sequence MFSKRFEKAAFKTAVKENVKTLYRKTIDEATPQQLFQAVSYAVKDVIIDDWIETQKRYDETDAKTVYYMSMEFLMGRALGNNLINMTAYKDVKEALEEMNIDLNVIEDEEPDAALGNGGLGRLAACFLDSLATLNYPAYGCGIRYRYGMFKQKIENGYQVEVPDNWLKEGNPFEIRREEYAKEVRFGGNIRFEKDPVTGKDKFIQENYESVMAVPYDMPVVGYGNHVVNTLRVWDAKPITDFKLDEFDRGNYHKAVEQENLAKLIVDVLYPNDNHYSGKELRLKQQYFFISASLQALIAKYKKKHGDIRKLYEKVVIQMNDTHPTVAVPELMRLLIDVEGLSWDEAWEVTSKTCAYTNHTIMAEALEKWPIDLFSKLLPRIYQIVQEIDRRFVIQVRETYPGNEEKVRKMAILMDGQVRMANMAIIAGFSVNGVAKLHTEILEKQELKDFYQMMPEKFNNKTNGITQRRFLAHGNPLLADWITSKIGDGWITDLSQISKLKPLVEDEEARREFMEIKYQNKVRLAKYIKEHNGIDVDPRSIFDIQVKRLHEYKRQLLNILHIMYLYNQIKEHPEMSFYPRTFIFGAKAAAGYLRAKETIKLINSVADVVNNDRSINGKLKVVFIEDYRVSNAEILFAAADVSEQISTASKEASGTGNMKFMLNGAPTLGTMDGANVEIVQEVGEENAFIFGLSSQEVINYENNGGYNPVDIYFNDWEIKRVVDQLMDGTYSNGDHNMYINLYNSLLNTQCTDRADTYFILKDFRSYADAQKRVEEAYRDQQKWSKMAMLNTACSGKFTSDRTIEEYVRDIWHLEKVEVPSGQDLFD encoded by the coding sequence ATGTTCAGTAAAAGATTTGAGAAGGCTGCATTTAAGACAGCAGTGAAAGAAAATGTAAAGACGCTTTACAGAAAGACGATTGATGAGGCTACACCTCAGCAGTTATTTCAGGCGGTTTCTTATGCAGTTAAGGATGTTATTATTGATGACTGGATCGAGACGCAGAAGCGTTACGATGAGACAGATGCAAAGACTGTTTACTATATGTCCATGGAGTTCCTGATGGGACGTGCATTAGGTAACAACCTCATCAATATGACAGCATATAAAGATGTAAAAGAAGCGTTGGAAGAGATGAATATTGACCTCAACGTGATCGAAGATGAAGAGCCGGATGCGGCTCTCGGAAATGGAGGACTCGGTCGTCTTGCAGCATGTTTCCTGGATTCTCTTGCGACATTGAATTATCCGGCATACGGCTGTGGAATCCGTTACCGTTACGGTATGTTCAAGCAGAAAATTGAAAATGGATATCAGGTAGAAGTACCGGATAACTGGCTGAAAGAAGGAAATCCGTTCGAGATCCGTCGTGAAGAGTATGCAAAGGAAGTACGTTTCGGAGGAAATATCCGTTTCGAGAAAGATCCTGTTACAGGAAAAGATAAATTTATTCAGGAAAATTATGAGTCTGTTATGGCAGTTCCGTATGATATGCCGGTTGTTGGATATGGCAACCACGTAGTAAATACACTGCGTGTATGGGATGCAAAGCCGATCACGGATTTCAAACTGGATGAGTTCGACAGAGGAAATTATCATAAGGCAGTAGAGCAGGAGAACCTTGCAAAACTGATCGTAGATGTTCTTTACCCGAATGATAATCATTATTCAGGAAAAGAGCTTCGTCTGAAGCAGCAGTACTTCTTCATTTCTGCAAGTCTTCAGGCACTGATCGCAAAATATAAAAAGAAGCATGGAGACATCAGAAAGCTGTATGAAAAAGTTGTCATTCAGATGAACGATACGCACCCGACGGTTGCTGTACCGGAGCTGATGCGTCTTCTGATTGATGTAGAGGGACTTAGCTGGGATGAGGCATGGGAAGTAACAAGCAAGACCTGTGCTTATACAAACCATACAATTATGGCAGAAGCACTTGAAAAATGGCCGATCGACCTGTTTTCAAAACTGCTTCCGCGTATTTATCAGATCGTACAGGAGATTGACCGCCGCTTCGTGATCCAGGTTCGTGAGACGTATCCGGGAAATGAAGAGAAAGTACGGAAAATGGCAATCCTTATGGATGGACAGGTTCGTATGGCAAATATGGCGATCATAGCAGGCTTCTCTGTTAATGGTGTTGCAAAGCTTCATACGGAGATCCTTGAGAAGCAGGAACTGAAAGATTTCTATCAGATGATGCCGGAGAAGTTCAACAATAAGACGAATGGTATCACGCAGAGACGTTTCCTGGCTCATGGAAATCCGCTGCTTGCAGACTGGATCACCAGTAAGATCGGTGATGGCTGGATTACAGATCTCTCTCAGATCTCCAAGCTGAAACCACTGGTTGAGGATGAAGAGGCAAGACGTGAGTTCATGGAGATCAAATACCAAAATAAAGTTCGCCTTGCAAAGTATATCAAGGAGCATAATGGAATTGATGTAGATCCGCGTTCTATCTTTGATATTCAGGTAAAACGTCTGCATGAGTACAAGCGTCAGCTTCTGAATATACTGCACATCATGTATCTGTATAATCAGATCAAAGAGCATCCTGAGATGTCCTTCTATCCGAGAACATTTATTTTCGGAGCTAAGGCAGCAGCAGGTTATCTTCGTGCAAAAGAGACGATCAAATTGATTAACTCCGTAGCAGATGTTGTAAATAACGACAGAAGTATCAATGGTAAGCTGAAAGTGGTATTTATTGAAGATTACAGAGTATCTAATGCAGAAATTCTTTTTGCGGCAGCAGATGTCAGCGAGCAGATTTCTACAGCTTCTAAAGAAGCTTCAGGAACAGGTAATATGAAATTTATGCTTAATGGTGCACCGACACTTGGAACAATGGATGGAGCGAATGTAGAGATCGTTCAGGAAGTTGGCGAGGAGAATGCATTTATCTTCGGATTAAGCTCACAGGAAGTTATCAACTATGAGAACAATGGTGGATACAATCCGGTTGACATTTACTTTAATGACTGGGAGATCAAGCGTGTAGTAGACCAGCTTATGGATGGAACTTACTCCAATGGTGACCACAATATGTATATCAATCTGTACAACTCACTGTTAAATACACAGTGTACAGACAGAGCAGACACTTACTTCATTCTGAAAGATTTCCGTTCTTATGCAGATGCACAGAAGAGAGTTGAGGAAGCTTACAGAGATCAGCAGAAATGGTCGAAGATGGCAATGCTCAACACTGCATGCAGTGGTAAATTTACATCAGACAGAACGATTGAAGAGTATGTACGGGATATTTGGCATCTTGAAAAAGTAGAAGTACCTTCAGGACAGGATCTTTTTGATTAA